The proteins below come from a single Rosa rugosa chromosome 2, drRosRugo1.1, whole genome shotgun sequence genomic window:
- the LOC133733372 gene encoding uncharacterized protein LOC133733372 has product MEDDEYAAYGVEDDFLFDWLTEEEGGAAQVVGTSRADGSIAEVMENQNGSNASDACGDNEDMFQAVDSDEKGIGHEANSDDEAVEPRFVEFNPKTDLSNPQFCKGMKFASAKILRAAVREKAIQKGWEAVFLKSDKLRVRVICKADDCPFELFASKMQHEDTLMIKTYHGGHTCARVCENSMVRTPYLTERFAEQIKLNPDISTESLAQTMSVAVRAKVSFQQAYRTKRAALKLLERSINEQFARVRDYAEELKRVDPHTTVDIKCDFNNPQQAPVFKRMYICLGALKMGFRAGCRPILRLDGCHLKSAYGSQLLTVVGLDANNTTWVLAYAMVEMESKDSWLWFLRLLVDDLHICGDGNGWTFISDKQKGLIPACEEVMPLADHRFCVRHLWTNFNKLYPGEVMKDQLWSCAKSTTMAYFWKEMVLMKQLDPKAYDWLNDPRRPAKQWSRSHFGTTLKCDVLLNNLCESFNAFILPSRAKPVISCFEDIRIKMMKRIAMRKEKISKVVDTICPKPREILEKNKVKAATDCIPYGSGSPQIEVESIGGSRYIVDLSRRTCACRRWDLTGIPCKHAIAAINFMRHKPEDYVDACYLTSTYMATYSNTVKPVNGMDLWKQSDEPTILPPQYNRQHGRPRTKRVKDASEKETDGPKLGRVHKSLKCSNCGVLGHNVTTCHRHLPPKTKAPTVSKKRKLNSGEGSSVPTKAKGAKQPPKTKNELREKAKLRAAKLKKKREEKKAGANASGARAATSNSKAAAGTSKVKAAASATGSTRSSVRIRQNAKARK; this is encoded by the exons ATGGAAGATGATGAATATGCTGCTTACGGGGTGGAAGATGATTTCTTGTTTGACTGGTTGAcagaagaggaaggaggagcTGCTCAAGTGGTTGGTACTAGCAGAGCAGATGGTTCTATTGCTGAAGTGATGGAGAACCAAAACGGCAGTAATGCCAGTGATGCCTGTGGAGACAATGAGGACATGTTTCAAGCTGTGGACTCAGATGAAAAAGGCATAGGGCATGAAGCCAACTCTGATGATGAAGCTGTTGAACCTAGATTTGTAGAGTTCAACCCAAAGACTGATTTGAGCAACCCCCAGTTCTGTAAGGGCATGAAGTTTGCTTCTGCCAAAATTCTTAGGGCTGCTGTGAGAGAAAAAGCTATCCAAAAAGGTTGGGAAGCAGTTTTTTTGAAAAGTGACAAACTTAGGGTCAGGGTGATCTGCAAGGCTGATGATTGCCCATTTGAATTATTTGCATCTAAGATGCAGCATGAAGATACCTTAATGATCAAGACTTACCATGGAGGGCACACCTGTGCAAGGGTATGTGAGAACAGCATGGTTAGAACCCCATATCTAACAGAAAGGTTTGCTGAACAAATCAAGTTGAATCCAGACATATCAACAG AGTCTCTTGCCCAAACCATGTCAGTTGCTGTGAGAGCAAAAGTTTCTTTCCAACAAGCATATAGAACAAAGAGGGCTGCTTTGAAGTTGCTGGAGAGGTCAATCAATGAGCAATTTGCAAGGGTCAGGGATTATGCTGAGGAGCTAAAAAGGGTGGATCCACACACTACTGTGGATATAAAATGTGATTTCAACAACCCCCAACAGGCCCCTGTTTTTAAAAGGATGTACATTTGTCTTGGTGCATTGAAGATGGGGTTTAGGGCTGGATGTAGACCAATATTGAGGCTGGATGGATGCCATCTGAAGAGTGCTTATGGGAGTCAGTTGTTGACAGTAGTAGGGTTGGATGCCAACAACACTACATGGGTCCTTGCATATGCTATGGTTGAAATGGAGAGTAAGGATTCTTGGTTGTGGTTTCTGAGATTATTGGTGGATGATTTACATATCTGTGGGGATGGGAATGGGTGGACATTTATATCTGACAAGCAAAAGGGGCTAATACCTGCCTGTGAAGAGGTGATGCCACTTGCTGATCACAGATTCTGTGTGAGACACTTGTGGACTAACTTCAACAAGCTATACCCAGGGGAAGTGATGAAGGATCAGCTGTGGTCATGCGCCAAGTCCACAACCATGGCATATTTCTGGAAAGAAATGGTTCTGATGAAGCAATTGGATCCCAAGGCTTATGACTGGTTGAATG ATCCTAGAAGACCAGCTAAGCAATGGTCCAGGTCTCACTTTGGAACAACTCTGAAATGTGATGTTCTCCTCAACAATCTCTGTGAAAGCTTCAATGCTTTCATTTTGCCATCGAGAGCCAAACCTGTGATATCTTGCTTTGAAGATATCAGGATtaagatgatgaagaggattGCCATGAGGAAGGAAAAAATCAGCAAAGTTGTGGACACTATCTGCCCCAAGCCTAGGGAAATTTTGGAAAAGAATAAAGTTAAGGCAGCCacagattgtattccttatggTTCTGGAAGTCCTCAGATTGAGGTAGAGAGCATTGGAGGAAGCAGATATATAGTTGATCTGAGTAGAAGGACCTGTGCATGTAGGAGATGGGATCTTACTGGTATCCCATGCAAGCATGCTATAGCTGCCATAAACTTCATGAGACACAAGCCTGAAGATTATGTGGATGCTTGCTACCTCACTAGTACCTACATGGCCACTTATTCAAACACAGTCAAACCTGTCAATGGGATGGACCTGTGGAAGCAGAGTGATGAACCTACCATCCTCCCACCTCAGTACAACAGGCAGCATGGTAGGCCAAGGACAAAAAGGGTAAAGGATGCATCTGAGAAGGAGACTGATGGCCCCAAGCTTGGAAGGGTTCATAAATCTCTAAAGTGTAGCAATTGTGGAGTTTTGGGTCACAATGTGACAACTTGCCATAGGCACCTGCCCCCTAAGACAAAAGCACCTACTGTGTCCAAGAAAAGAAAGCTAAACAGTGGAGAGGGCTCATCTGTTCCAACTAAG GCTAAGGGAGCCAAACAGCCCCCAAAGACAAAGAATGAGCTCAGAGAAAAGGCAAAGCTTAGAGCAGCAAAGCTGAAG AAAAAAAGGGAGGAAAAGAAGGCAGGAGCAAATGCATCAGGTGCTAGAGCTGCAACCAGCAACAGTAAAGCTGCTGCTGGAACCAGCAAGGTTAAAGCAGCTGCTTCTGCAACTGGATCAACAAGGTCATCTGTCAGAATCAGACAAAATGCAAAGGCTAGAAAATAG